The nucleotide window aacattatttattactGCTTAATTCTTATACCTACTGTTGTATAGGTAGATTATCTTACTGTATTATTAGTTATTCTGTTTCCACTATTCTAGCagtctaatattttattttccgtGATCTCTAGATAGTTTCCACCGTATGAGGGACTTTGTTAGTTTGCTTATGTATATAGTTCAGTTTATAACTGATTAATAAACAATTGTTTGATTCATCTTGCTCAAGTCATTATACAtaattgttttaacaaaatattacaagtcccaaaagtggaccaaaaTACAAGCTTGTCTCAAAACACAAAAGAGTAgctatacaaaatatagaaggATACATGCAAGTCCTGGACGCCAAGTGCTCGCCCTCGCCTCCGATAACCCGCTGCAACAAGGTCAAATGATCACCGTTGGTAGCTAGTACtaggacctgcatcacaaataGATGtagagtgtagcatgagtaccaaaaaaaTAAGTACTCAATATGAATTATAAgccgactgagcaagaaagGTAAAGACAATATGAAAAGATAGAATCAAGACACAAACAAAGGTCAAAGAGGAATATATAGAAAAGCATACGAGCgaactaagtacaactaaactaaacctaactggtcCATAAGCCCAGAAGACACATAAAATATCCTGAACAGACCCCATAAGCCTGACATGTACACAAAATAGCTAAACTACTAAGAAAGAAGTACGCTAAGTCCAGATCCAAGAAGAATAAAATGGGCCTCTAAACCTAATAAAATAATGATGAGGCTGCCCCATCAAGCCAGTAAACTCCCAGGGGAACCTGCCCAGCTAGCAAGAGTAAACACAGGGGCTGCCCAACCAATAGTAAACTCCTAGAGGCACCCATCTAGCTAGCAAGAGTAAACCCAGGGACATCAACAAGATTGTTGAAGAACCTCATAACAACCATGAACAATACCAATTTGGAATGACATCCACTTCCAAGTAATCTGAAAAACTCTCCAAGATCAAACAAACTTCGAGACATAATCGTCCAATAAAGCACGAAACCTCAAATATTGCAACAAGGTCAAAAAATGAGAGAAGAAGGATAAAAGGTCATCAAATCTGGGCAGATGCCTAAACTAAGACTCATCAGGTCAGACTAATGTCTTCTACACCAATatacaaggagctaagtcatctGAATCGACTCGGATATGAAACAAGGCCTAAAAGGCTACACATATCACAAGTCCATGGCAATCCCttgtctaagcctagactaagtcCAAAGCATTCtcaaatataaaacaacaaccaCTACAACAAAAGCAGTCTCCAAGGAAGGGAAATCTCGTCTCTAAAAGTCCGAATCTGGTCCCTAATACACATTTGGGACCTAAGAAAGTTGGTCGCCACTCATCCTAGTAGCTTCTATCGCTATTGGTAAATAGCGACGAGTTTCAAAAACCGGTCGTGACATGGTGTTGGGACGGGAAAGAAATCCTGTCGCCTCTGTCGTTTTAGAGACCACAATTCTGGTCTcaaatactttttagatatcTTAGAAAAAGGTCATTAAACCTCTTTAGGGACTATCAGGAACTGGTCCTAGAATAGCTTTTCGCGACGAGCAATGACCTTGTCCTAGAAACAAGTTAGAGGCGAGTAACAACTTGGTCCTAGAATAGATTTAGCGACGATCAACGACCCGGTCCTTGAATACATTTAGGGACGTTGAGTGACCTTGTCCTAAAATAGATTTAGTGACGATCAAGTTATTTTAATCCTAAATTAATCATTAGAGATGAGCACCATTTTTCGTCTTAGATTGACCTTTAGGGACGAGCAATAATATTGGTCTCTAATTGACCACCAATGGTCCTAGAGCAATTGATATCATCCACAAATATTATTTGCTACtaaaaatatctataaaaaaagatgatatcaatatatatagaaGAGACAAAAAGTTAGACATCAAGAGTACCATTAATTACAATAAATTGGCTAACTCCCATGATTttagtttcaatattttcttaacaaaaaaacaTAGCTAATATCCAAACTATACTATAATATCAAGTTTCGCAAAACACAAAGTCGTACTAAACTAATAAGGAGCTCGCGCATCAACAAAAGCTTGgcaaaaagttgaaagtttcaATCGTCTATCCATGGAGTGTTGTCCAGAAACATCAACAAAAATTGCAAGAAGATAAGaaaaatcaattagaaaaaCATTGAGATGCATTAACCAAGACCAAAAATCTATTTTCAAGAACTACAACTAAATggaattgaaattgaaagatttatgTCAAAGCTTTTCTCTCATGCTCTAGATCTTTCAACAGTAAACACAAAATACAACTTTATGCCCAAAAAATCATTGTCAATCCTTTCCTTTGCTGTAAAAGCTGCAAAAGGTAAACTGGAGCATTTGGATTTGAGGGGAAATATCATATGTGGACAACAAATTGATTTATCTGAGTTGGCTGAGTTTCAAACCAATGGATTTTCTATTTTGGAACTCTCTTCTTCACCAGCTTTAAATGAACCTTATGATGATGATCCTTAGTTGCTTCATAAGTTTCTGATCTTGTTGTCAATCATGTTTGGTATCTAAGTGGAGAAAGGCAGACGGAAGAAGTACCATTGTGCTGTCCTTCTCTCGCGCTTGCTTGTGTGAAGGTTTAGAACCTTCTCAAAAGATTTGGTCCAACAATAATCTCATATAAAGATGTGATTTGCCTCTCCAAGTTCATTTCCCCCCCTAGAAACAGTTGAGCTGGTCGTACTTAAGCTCCATGGTTTTTACCCcaacaaatcaaattatatCTGGGAAAAGGTGTTCTAttacatgtaaaaaaaaaaaattaatggaaTTTGGTAGGCAATAGAAACTAATGAActgattaatttttattagtttttttacTAATAGTAGTTATGGTTTAGAAAATTCTCCCTCATACACTTTTCTCTCCTTACGTATTCTATACGTTAATCTACAACAGTCATTTCTTAGAGAGTTAACTACATGCTCCACCCTATGGAGCCACAATACAGTTCTCCATCAGTGAATGCTACTTCTCATGTGAGAGTCCTGCCAGGTTCGACCATATCTGGGGGATCAATGAGGCTGAAAATGAGGATAAAAAGaacaaatctatcaatataATTGAGGGGAAAGCTGAACAGAGCAACCAGAGCTAGAAAAATCAGAGTTCATGATCTTGCTGTTCCTAAGTCAACTCACTGTTCTTAAGAAGGAAGCTGCTAAATTTGCTGCCCAAGAAGTTGACCTTGCTGTCCTAAGTTTATTGTTATGTCTCCCTTCAGCCTGTAACCATGGATACATCTGCCTCTATTTCTTACGTACGACGATACTAAAATGGATGTGGAGATGGCTGATAGTAATCAAAGTTCAAAATCTTTAAAACCTCTtggaaagaagatgaaaaagaaaCTTAAAATAGCTAAGAAGAAGAATCATGGCAATGGAAAGATCAGGAGGAAGAATGTTTGATTGCAACATATTCTCTAAGCTTATACATGTCTTGTTACTTACTGTTGACAGTCCCTTCCATATTCTCTCCTTAATTCATGAGAATATTGTAGTATTATCTTGGAACTTGAGCATGTGAGTAGATAATGCGCATACAAattttgtttgtgtgatgtCAGAATGAAGCCTCAAGTTCTCcaatttgtttacaaaataGATAGTCTTATTCATTAACCTTTTACAGTTTGTTGGAACATGCTAAACTTGCCCGGAAATATGAAGATATAGACTGTAATCCAACAATGTTAAGATGTTTTAGTTTTCATTAACCTCAGGTCATGTTCAAACCAACTATCTCTAGAAAAACAACAAACTCCTGAGTCAGAAAACGAGTGGCAACCTAATGGACATACTGAGGCAGAAAGCAACAATAATCAGCTGAATTACAGTGGTACCAAGCTGAAATAGCTATTTTTCTAACATCTCTGaggaaaaaattgaaactacCTACTCAAATGAAGAACTTGTCGAAAACGAGCAGCCGGGGATCAATCATATAAATAAGTCTACTAGCTTACTTACTaagattaaaaatcaaaaacatCTACGAAAGATAATTTTCAACCGTAAAAAGGACAGAGATCTCACTACATCCAGTTCTACAATCTCCAACAGAGAAGTGTATTTTTACTTACTTGGTCAGCAGAAAATATTGGTCAGTGATCAGTTGAAATGGGCGATGTCGCAGGTGGAACATGTGATTGTTGAGCAGCGAATAACTCTTGTATATTCCTTATTTCTTTCATCTCATCTTCTAAGGTAGACAAGCGATTGTTCAAGGATTTGTTCTCTTCATTCAAGTATTTGTTATCCTCTTGAGTTGAACGTAGTGCGGACAATAATTCAGCCTTTGAAGAAGCTCCACCTTTCAAGTCTTTCGCCTTTACTCCACCCCCAAATCCAAATACATGGCTACGATTTTGAGGTCCACAACATTTCTCAACGATCTCTATGCTAGGTATCGATGGATCAACTTGAACCATTTCTTCGAGCTGAGCCTACAAGTATATCAAAGAACATTTTCTTTCATAACACATACCAATTTAAGGTAAATAACATATTAAATTTACCAAGCGTACATGTTTCTCAATTGCTTCAGGTTCAACAAGCTTGTTATCTTTCTTACGAGTCTCAAAGAAAATAGTCGCCAAATTTGGTGGATTGCCATCTTTCCCGCCCtttacatcaaagtcaaacatGTCAAATAATATATACCTTGTAAGTATTTcatttaggaaaatatttttatgataatacCTGTTGATAAATAATCTTTCGAATAGGTTTGCTACCAATATGATGAAGCATCTTCAACTTAGCTCGGTTTGTTGCATTTCTGCCGCTTCTTGCCTGTATTTGTGAAATAATAagcttaataaaaataattataataaaatttttaaaacatcTAAGATCTCATGTTCTTTTCAGAAGCATACCTGAAAACTTTCAGAAGCAAAATGTTCCTTTACTAACCATTCCCATTCTTTTTTGTCTACTCCCTTTGGTATATCCTTAAGAGACTGTCGAATTGGCTTATCCTTCACATATTTAACATGCAGGTATCCTCTCCATTTGTTCCATAGTTCATTCATCTATCCCAAGACATGATCACGATTATCATTCATGTCAACACTTTCaaatttattctataataatcGAAACATGAATTGAGTTATTACAAACAGAGAACTaacaagaaaggacaacaagaTGAAAAAAAGCTCTATTTCTAGTACAATAAGCAGAGCTTCTATAGTCAACAAGATAAACAGACAGGGAAGTCTCGTGAGCTATAGTTCTTCTACAATCCTAAGTTTATTAGGATGTGGACTCTGTAAGGTTACGAAGTATTTTCCTCGCCTTTTTAGCGAAGATCAACTGGTGGGTTATGTAGAGAAGGGAAAAGACTTTTCATTtaagttttaataaaaaaacagtcctcttttctccttcatgATTCATGGTTCATCACCTATCATGTGACAATCTATAGTGCAGGATCATGTGATACAGATTTGGTCAACAAGGATAGCAGTTCCATGAAACAACATAGAATTCagctaaaataacatattttgaacTTGACTTAAATAGAAGAATTATTTAAATAACAGAGAGTTCTCTTTGATTCAATGTTCTTTAATAAAATCTAATGTCCTTTGTAAGTCTCAAGTTCTGTGGAAATACAAGATCATCTATTCAATAAATGAAAGATTTGAATAAGATGTACATTTATTACCTCAACGGCAGCCCACATGTGATCCAATTTTTCTTGCTTAATATCATTCCAAGATGATACCCCCAATGGGCAAATATTATGATCACGAGCAATCTTTCCCAAATGCCTCGAAAACAGATTTCTATTTGTTCCAACCGTTCGATTATTGTAAAAGGTTACTTTCAGCTTTTGTCCATTTTCAAGTGAATCAACTTCTTTGCACCGGTTGCTCCCTCGtactcttttttcctttctagGATTAGATGAACCTACAATTGCATAATTTGGTAATACTATAGCAATAAAATTCTGTTTTTTAAGTTAATAACATACGAGTTCAAAATATCATACCTTTTTCAGCTAATTGAGAGTGTTTCAAAACTTGCTCAGTAGATGGAGGCAATGTACCATTGGTTTGCATATCCTCTTTCTGACGAACCAATCTATCTATTGTTTGCATTTCTTGACTAGAAGACGTGGTAAAATTCATTCTTGTTCTTTTAGGAGTTTGCATTTTTTGATTAGCATATAGAGTACTCTTGTTCAATGCTCCCACATCATATTCAGAAACCCCTAAAGAGGAGTTCAATGATCCATGTCTTTCCTCTAGTTTCTTTCCTGTAGCACctggagtaatattttttttaagaataggATGCAACACTAGTTCACAGAAGTACCTGAAACAAACTtacttttttcaactttttgagtGTATTGCTTAACTTGATGAGTAGGTGCAAGAGTTGGAGTATTAATTTGCATGTTCTCTTTCTCGAGAGCTATGGATTTCTTATGCATCATTTCCATTCCTTGACTAGTGTACACAGTAGAGTTCTTGAGCCCTTGTCCTCGACCCTTTCCTATAGAACctggaaaaatcatattatCAATACATTAGCAGTTGGTTTCAGCCatgtaataaaataaatctCTAAGACTTGATGTTGCTGTCATGCATTTGAATCACAATTTAACAAGCAAGAGAATTTAAATAGACAATCATGATAAAACTACAATAGATACAGCTCTAATGATTTTAAGATAACAATAAAAGTACtccctcatttttcatttttttctttaacttggCACAgagttaatattattttgtttctcTCCTCTAGGACTGAGGTGCTTGCTTTTCACTGTCGACTCGCCAAGGGGAAGAAAAACGTTACAAGTATGCTTCTTTTAGCATCTCAGTTTAACAATCTGCATTTAAGCTCATATAACAGTTGCATCTAGTCGCTTTAAGTTCTTGAATGTGGCACACAAAGAACAACCAGATAAGTTGAAAACAAAAACCTTcaatttaatttatctataCTAATTGATTTATCTTACttgtttcaatttctttgatATAATGTTCAGCCAGATCACTAGATTTATCAGAAATCAGCCTCTTAGTTGTCATATGTCCTTTTTCACCCAAAGATTTAAGATCTTGCCCTCGTCCTCGTCCTTTTCCAATAGCACCAGGAGCGACGAATGTATATCTGATAGTACTCTTCAATATAGATGACTCAACCTCATTTTCAAGCTTCATTGATTTCAACTTGATCCTGAAAAAGAGCCAAAAGTAAAacataataagaaaaaatgtgTGACAATGTAGTAATCAAGAAATCATGCCTCCATAAAATGtaacaacaaatatattaattcataaaaacacACTTCACCTCATTAGTTCTTTTTCGTTTCTTTTGTGAAGAACTTCCTAACTCTACAGTATCATCATCTATTTGTTCCACAATATCAAAGGAATCACGAGGTTGAGTCTTTCTCACTACTTGCCAACCTTTGTTGGAGTTATCATTAGCATAAAACACTTGAGATGCTTGGTCCGCTAAAATAAACGGctcatttgttttcaaaaaTGTACCAAGATTAACACTCACAAAATCATATTCATCTTTTTTAACTCCTCTTATTTCATCATACACATCAAACCAATTACATCGAAATAAAATCACTCTTCTATCCATGACAAATTGCAACTCAATCACATCTATTAAAACTCCATAGTAATCAAGGCTGTCACTATCTTTATCATTCTCACCCACTACAACAACACCACAATTTTGAGTCCTTAACTTTTTATCATAATCTTCTACATGAAATCTATATCCATTAACAATATAACCATTAGAATGCGTAGAATATTGGGTAGGACCGCGTGAAAGTGAGAGTAGATCTTCCATGATATGACTATCATCTCCTTTATGCAATTGTGCGACCTTTAATGAAGATTATGTCGAATACTTTGGaattactattaaaatattaaaatatcaaatttgatatttatttattactcaccctatCCTTAAACCATTCAATAAATTGATGGTTCCATTCTGCATCAAACAAGTGTCGAGCATTCTCATGAGTTTGTGCAAACTCTCTACAAAATTTAAGTAGACTATAAatctcatataaaaaaaaatattatcctaaagaaaacaataatagtAATAAGTTGATATGAAAGAAATATCCATACTCGAGATATGGCAAGACTTCATCACAATTCTTtagtatgtatatatgtgcTTGTTCTAAGTCATCTGCTTCAAGCTCAAATGGAGATTTAGCTCCTAGAGTTTTTCCAGGTTGACAAAACATAGATAAACCTCCAGTAGATTGCTTTTGACCCCCATCATAATTTCGTTCAGGCCGATTGAATTTTGTTTCAATTCTATGTAGATACCTTGAACATAAGGTCATACATTCATGTGCAATGTAGCCTTCTGCAATACAACCTTCAGGACATGACCTATTACCAATGagagatttcaaaaaatataaccaTTGTTCCACGGGGTACATCCATCGATAATGAATTGGTCCAGCAATCTTAGCTTCAGTAGCTAAATGAATAGGTAAGTGAACCATGACATCAAAAAATGAAGGAGGAAAGACCTTTTCTAACTTGCAAAGTGTTATGGGAATTTGCGCTTCAATATGATCCAAGTTATCTATGTTCAACTCCTTTGATCCAAgcacactaaaaaaaaaagataactcAATATACATACGTCTTTTGACAACATACCACGAAGTGCAAGTGGGAGTAGATGTTGTAGAAaaacatgacaatcatgacttttcaacCCAGATATCTTGTGATCTTTCAGGTTCACACATTGAGAAATATTAGATGAAAATCCATCAGGAACTTTTAGATTCTTTAAGAAAAGGCATAATTTGTGCTTATCTTCATGAGACAATGTGTAACAAGCAGTTGGAACTTCAATATTTTCGCCTTTTTGGATGGGGTGCAATTCCGGCCTAATGTTCATTTCTTGCAAGTCTAGCCGAGTTTTAATTGTGTCCTTGGTCTTTCCTTTTACATTCATGATTGTCCCCATAAtgttatcacatatattttttttcaatatgcatAACATCCAAATTATGTCGCAACAAGAGACAATTCCAATATGGAAGTTCAAAAAAGATACTTTTTTTGTTCCAATTATCCTTTCGATTTTCATGTGAgatcttcttccttttctttggaTCCTTTGATAACTGTAGCCCTTCAAGATCTTCCACTTGATTAAGTATCTCTGTACCAGAATGAACTTTTGGTGGGGGCCTTGTCTCATTTGTACCATCAAACGACTCTTTCTCATTCCTCCATTTGTGATTATGAGAAAGGTAACGCCGATGACCCATAAAACATTGCTTCTTGCAATTAGTCAAACGAGTTGAGGAAGTGTCTTTATTACAACATGGACATGCCAATTTTCCTTTGGTGCTCCATCCAGATAAATTTCCATATGCTGGAAAGTCATTGATGGTCCATAACAAAGAAGCATGCAATTTAAAATTCTGTTTAGCAGATGCATCATAAGTCTCAACGCCAACATCCCACTATTCCTTCAACTCTTCTATTAAAGGCTGAAGATATGTATCAATTGCATCTCCTGGACCAAGTGGACCAGGAATAAGcattgacaaaataaaattttcttgttTCATACACAACCAAGGAGGTAAATTATAATGAATAAGAACCACAGGACAAATGCTATATGAGGTTTTTGAATTCCGAAATGACTAAAATCCATCACTAGCAAGTCCAAGTCGAACATTACGAGGCTCGGCTGCAAATGAAGGATGAAGTTCATCAAATGACTTCCATGCCATTGAATCAGCTGGGTGCCTCATTATCCCATCATCAACTCTTTTATCCTTATGCCATGTCATAAGAGTAGATGTTGTTGTAGACATAAACAACCTCTGAAGTCTAGGCTTTAAAGGAAAATAGCGTAAACTCTTTGAAGCTatctttttaccttttttattcCTTGTTTCACGACTATGTGTATGCAATTTCCATCTGGACGCCCCACAAACTTTGCAAGAATCAAGTAGGCTATCCTCCTTACAGTATAACATGCAATCATTAGTACAAGCATCAATCTTGTCATAAGAAAGGCCGAGTTCTCGAATTATCTTCTTTGCCTCATAATATGAGTTTGGCAAATTGTCTTCATCAGGCAACAACTCTTctttcaacaatttcaataacATTGTAAATGACGCATTACTCCAACGACCAATACTTTTGATGTGAAGCAATTTAATCAAAGTGGAAAGTTTTGAAGCTTTTGAATTTTTGTACAGTGGCAGCTCGAAATCCTTTAATAAGTTGTAAAAAATTTTTGCTTCAACATTTGGTTCCTCCTCAAGTAGATCATCACAATCAGTGTTTGTAGTTCCTCCATCTTGATTAGGATATAAATCTCTCAACAATTCTTCTACCTCATCCTCACTCTCACATTCTTCTACTGCATCACCATTTTCATCTTCACCTTCATCTTCATGTTCAGATTCTGACAATGGCTCACCCAAACGTTCACCATGATGATACCAATaagtataattttgaattattccATATACTATCAAATGTGTCTCAACTATTTCATGAGTCCCTAAAGTTGTATTGCAACATTTGACACATGGACATCGTATTTCATATTCCTCTCCTGTTTTTCGAAAAGCATAATCCAAAAACTTTTGGACACCAACTAAGTAGGTTTCATCGAGCCGATTGTCAACAAGTTGCATCCATTGCTTACTAGGAGCCATAACCTTGAAAATTAcatacaaatttttttaaaaaatataaagaataagaaaaataatatgatcTACAAAACTTGTTACAATCAGAGGCACCATGAAACTAACAAAGTGGATGGTGGGTTGTCTTCTTTAGAACATATTTGAAACCAAGTTCACATATACACTAAATTCAACATACTCCCTAAAGAAATCAAGGGACTTTTGAATATGGATAGATGGAAAGTTCCCTCGGTAAGAACACAAAGAAGAAGACCTGCTAGGCTGAATTTTTATCctcaatactaatattttaaattgttggaGGAATATGTTACTTGTAGAGATATTATTCTTCATGTTGCATTTAAGGTGTCTTAACATTATATAAGATATATGGAGTATCAATTCTCTTATGTGGAAGCTTATTACATTGCTTGCTCAAATCACTTGTAACTTTTTTGGGTTCCAAAGATGAATGAAACACAATCTGTTGGAAAAAATATGCAATCAAATGGcacaatgaaaaataaaagattactAGCATCATTTTATATTTCGAAATAAGTAACTCACAGTCTCAAAGTAAtgcataaagaaaaaattaacaaaattagaAATTGCTTATCTTAATGAACATACACCGATATATTATTCTAATTAAACAATATTACTTTTTCCTTTGAGTAGCAGCATATGTAACTATTTATATGACTACATCGTTTTTATGTCCAAACTCCAAAACACGTTAATTTTCTAAGTAAATCACAGTAACTAAAGATAAACAGtacatttatataaattttaacatGAATAATAGGAATAACAAGAGCCTCACTCTCTCTAGGTGACTTGTTGCTTAAGGTAATTTAATCTGATAAGATAAGATGGGAGGAAGTTCAGTCAGTGATGATTGAGAGTTTATTGAAAATGAAATTCAGACAGTACTTATGATTGGGTGTATAGGTGAAGTAAAAAGTCCCACAGACAATAGCATTCTTAGTAGAAATGCATTCCAGTTGATGTCTAGCTCTAGTGGTGTTACAAGAACATGTGAGATTCAGAGGACTCGATTAGAAGATGGGCAGATTCTTGATGTGATCAATACCCCTGAATTTGATTTTAATGCTGAAGCTGGATTAGTTGTAAATGAAATTGGTAAATGCATTGATTTGGCCGGTGATGGTGTCCACactgttctttttattttgtttgtacGAACTAGCGTTTCAAAAGAAGAACAGGCTGCTATCCATTACTTTAAGAAGCTCTTTGGGACCAAAATTAGTGATTACATAATTGTGGTCTACACTAGAGGGGATAAGCTCGAAGATAATGACTCTCTGAATCATCACTTAGATTGTTCCTGCCATGAGGATTTAAAGGAAGTTCTTAAGATGTGTGGGTATAGACAAGTGCTTTTCGACAATAAAACTTAAGATCCAGCGAAGAAAGTTGATGAACAATAGAGAGAACTTCTTTTCCATGTGAATCTGGTTGTACAAACGACTGGTGGAAAACCATATACGAGTGAATtatttgaggaagtaaagaagATGAAGCTCTGTAATGACTCGTTGGAGGTTAGTTCTTTGCTCGGAGATTTAAAGCAAGGGGTAGCTGATGAGTTGAAGGAACAAGTGCAGAGGTTATCTTTCAAGGAGCAACACAGGTGAATAACTGAAATGGTTGAATCAAAGATGAACAATACCATGCATAGTCTTGAAAAGCAATTGGAGGAGGAGTGTACTGCTCGGTTGCTTACATATACTATGTGGATTGCAACGAGGTATTGGGCTGGAAGTATGAACAAGCTGTTGAGCCATCGCAGAAGTACAAGGAAGGGAAATTTGTACTCGAGCTATGCAAAATTGCTGACATATACTGTGTGGATTGCAACGAGGTATTGGGCTGGAAGTATGAGCAAGTTGTTGAGCCATCGCAGAAGTACAAGGAAGGGAAATTTGTACTCGAGCTATGCAAAATTGTTGACATATAATGTGTGGATTGCCATGAGGTATTGGGCTGGAAGTATGAACAAGCTGTTGAGCCATCGCAGAAGTACAAGGAAGGGAAATCTGTACTCGAGCTATGCAAAATTGTTAAAGACAATCTGTAACTCATAACCatagtcttttttattttatatgtcattacTTGAAGCAagtattttttcctttctcgGAGCTTTCACTCTACCTAACTTTCCATCAGAATTATCAACATCCATATTGTCACTTTCGTTTCACGTTATAACATCGTTTGTTCCtcataaaaaaacaagaataacaATTTAGTCGAAACCTTTTCAGATGTAAGTAAAAGTTTCAATAGGAATAACAGAACAAG belongs to Solanum stenotomum isolate F172 chromosome 1, ASM1918654v1, whole genome shotgun sequence and includes:
- the LOC125860692 gene encoding uncharacterized protein LOC125860692; this translates as MAPSKQWMQLVDNRLDETYLVGVQKFLDYAFRKTGEEYEIRCPCVKCCNTTLGTHEIVETHLIVYGIIQNYTYWYHHGERLGEPLSESEHEDEGEDENGDAVEECESEDEVEELLRDLYPNQDGGTTNTDCDDLLEEEPNVEAKIFYNLLKDFELPLYKNSKASKLSTLIKLLHIKSIGRWSNASFTMLLKLLKEELLPDEDNLPNSYYEAKKIIRELGLSYDKIDACTNDCMLYCKEDSLLDSCKVCGASRWKLHTHSRETRNKKGKKIASKSLRYFPLKPRLQRLFMSTTTSTLMTWHKDKRVDDGIMRHPADSMAWKSFDELHPSFAAEPRNVRLGLASDGF